The window CGCCTTAGCTGAACATCTGCTGCACCAAATAGAAGGATGCAGTTAGACGGCAAACCATCTCTTCCTGCTCTACCAGCTTCTTGGTAATAGGCTTCAATATTCTCAGGCATATTATAGTGAATCACATAACGGACATTGGATTTATCAATCCCCATCCCAAATGCATTGGTAGCTACCATCACATCCACATCATCGTATAAGAACTTCTCTTGATTCTGTTTTCGTTCTTCTGGACCCATACCACCATGATACATACCTGCACGGAGGCCTTCCTTAAGCAATAATTTACATATTTTTTCTGTTTCTTTTCGGGTGCCAGCATAGATAATACCTGCTTCTTTTTGGTGTTTTGAGGTATAATCCACGATAAAATGATGTTTATTAACCCCTTTTAGGACAGTAAACGTAAGATTTTCACGGTTATACCCGTTTTTTATTAATGCAGGATTTTGTAATTTTAATTGTTGAATCATGTCTTCTTGTACACGTTCCGTTGCTGTTGCTGTTAGAGCAGCTACAACGGGACGCTCCGGAAGTTTCTCAATAAAGTCATGGATGGCCCTATAACTTGGACGAAAATCATGTCCCCACTGGGAAACACAATGGGCTTCATCCACAGCAATAAAAGCAATCTGTATTTCCTTGGCCATCTGCTGAATGCTTTCTGTTTCCAACCGTTCAGGTGCAACATAGATGATGTCATATTTTCCCTTTATGACATCATCTAATCGCTGGTTAATGGCTTGATACGTCAGCATGCTGTTGATGTATGTAGCCTGAATGCCTACTGAATCAAGAGCATCCACCTGATCTTTCATTAAGGATATAAGAGGGGAAATAACCATCGTAACCCCATCAAAAAGTAAAGCAGGTATCTGATAGCAGATGGATTTCCCCCCGCCCGTTGGCATGATGACCATGGTATCTTGCTTATTCAAAATATGTGTTATGGCTTCTTCTTGACCTTGTTTAAAGGTATCATAGCCATATACTTTTTTCAATATACTTCGTGCTTCCTCTATCATGTGCGCCACCTTTTTATACTCTCCTGTAATCTACCCACCATCATTATTTTGTCATGTACTATAAGATTTCTTGATGCCCAATAATAAGCTTTCTCTCTTTTGAACGCTTGAGTATCTCTTCTTCAATGGATAAACGCTTGTGATGCAATTGACGGTTAAGGTCAATGACATCCCACCTGGTACCTTCAACCCTTGTCATAATACCTTCCAGCTTACCTTCTGCAATCATTTCCTCAAAAAGTCCATCTAACCAATAATGAACATAGGTTAAATAATCTTCAATATGTACATCTTCTGAAAACTCTTCAGCAATATCACCTAATTCTCTTAGATATTTTCTCACGAGCTTTTGAATATCAAAAAATATCCCTAAGTTTTCACCAATGGAGTTTTTTTGTTCATCTCCTAATATACCACCATTACGTATTTGAATAAAGCCTAAATTTTGAACTTTTTCGATGAGGGCTTCTGCTTTTTTTAAGGTAAAGCGTAAATCTTCACCTGCTATGTAGGCTTCTTTCATTTCTTGATTTTGACTTTTTAAGGTAACGATTCTATTATTCACAGCCGATAAACGATCCGCCTCTTCTGTTTCTTGTAATAAAATCTTTTTTTCTTTTATTTTTACGGCTTGTCTGTATTCATCCATCAGTACTTCATATGTACTTAGTTGATGCTTTATGGCATCTATTTCTCTATTTATCGACCCGATTGCTTTTACATAGCTGTCATATTTTAATTTTGCTACCATGGCTTCTTGTTCTTCTTTTAGACGTTTTTTCTCTTTTAACAAGAAGATGGTATAGATAATATTTTCCAGTGTGAATTTATGCAGTTTCTCTTTATGCTGCATATCTCTTTCAAGTTTTTTCTGTTGCTGGTCTCTTTTTTGAATCAGTTCGTGCCGTTCCTTTAAGACTTTGTGATATCGCTTATTCAGTCTTTGCTGTTCCTTTACTTTATTTTCTAAATAAAGTAATCTCTCATGTAAGACTTCCATGCTTAACCTCCAATATACTAAACTTTATCCCATGTCATGATAACATTTCGTATCATGTAGACTATAAGTTTTCAAAGAAACCTATAATGTCTTTTACTTTTTCTCTGTATTTTTCTTTTGCTGCTTTTACTGGACCAAGATAATCCGATAAATCATCCAAGTAGTCCATGTTTCGAATAACTTCTGCCGGATCCCTCATGCTGGTTTTACTCTGAACAACCATGTTTATGCCTGTGCTTATACCTAATAATTGATTAACCGGATCAAGAGGTGTACTGAATTTTTTCCTTACTTCTATGGTTAAATGCTGTTTCAAGATATAATTTTTTATATCTGTCGTCATATGCAACTGATCATCTTTTAACAGCAATCGCCTCTGTGCTTCTTTTTTGATAAAAGCGCTAACGTCATCTTCATATCCTCCTTGCTTCGCCCATCGCCAATATAACCCTTTACTAAGACGCTCTTTTGGTGTCAAGACATGTCCTGATTGAATATCTACCCGATTGGCATAAGCCAGTTCAAATCTTTCTGCCGCTTCATTGGTGATGGCTTTTAATACGGTTGAATCGTGCAGGTAGATACTCATATACAAAAGGCTAACAATAGCAAAGAAAACTATGGGGAATATAAGTGAAGCTTCTACGGTTAGACTTCCTCGCCATTTTGTCTGCAATTTCCTCACCTCGTTTTCATGCATCATACATTTATATGACCATTAAGAGCATATAAGCCATCAGTAAAAAAGGAACCAAAGGTAATCTGGTCTTTCGATTAACCACACGAAAAGTCAGTAAAATAAGGCCTACTACCCCACTAATTACAAGTCCATAGAGTAAAATAGCAATGGCCATCTTATAACCCAAGACAAGACCCACTACGCTAATGACGAATGCATCCCCCATACCTAGTGCACCCCGGGTTATACGGGATAAGGCCACTAAACTTCCACCAACAGCTATACAGCCTATGAGTGCATCTTGCCATACTAGATTAGGGTTGAGTATGACCATGCATACGCCAATAACCCCACCCAGAATAAGGGCATCCATAGGCACTTCACGATACCTGATATCATGGACACTCATACTCATTAATAGCCATGTTATAAAACTCATTGCAATAAATTGATTGGTTAACCCATAGCGGTTATATAAGAAAAGTATACTGACTGTCAGTATGCTTGTTATCCCTATGGCATACAGGTATTTCTGTTTTTCAAGGATAGAACTGCTCTGTTTTTTTATGCTATGTATCTTAAGTGTATACACACTTGTTAGTAGACCTAAGATACTACCCATGATGCATATATACGTCATTTTTTATTTAAAGCCTCCCTTATTTGAACACATTGTCCCTTACATGGTGTCCTATCCCCTACGTCACTGAGTTTGATTGCTGAAACTTTCTGTGAGTAATGGGTAGAGCATAATGGTTTCACATGATAACCATTGGTACCTTTCTCACTTGGAATATGATAAACCGTAAGTAATGTATCCTTATCAATGCCTTTTGAACACCTATCACAGAGCTTAGATTGATGCCGTTCTGGTACGTAATCCATGGGATAACTTATCTTTTGTACACATCTGCGATAGAAATGATAGACTGAGCGTCCTTCAACAACGTAAACAATCCGCTCATCTTCACCTTCAGAGCTTCTACTTGCTATACCTTCAGGTTTCACATATACTTGTTCACTGTTCCCATTGCCAGTAAACCCTCGCACTTTTACACGTTGTAACATGGCTATTTTCTTTAAGCCAGGAACAGGGATGGGTATGGCAAGGTCATAATATACAATCAGATCAATATCTTCATCTGCTAACATAAATCTGGAACGCTTAAAATCTAAGCCCTTTTTTCCCCCTATAATAAACCATTTATCCAATTGTTCTTCCGATAGATATTGATTCATGAACACTTCCGCCATCTTCGTACCTACAACATTATTGGTAACTTCAATGCCTTCAACAAGACATTGATTCATAAGGGTACTCTCCATCTGGTGTAAAAGGGTTTCTGTAGATGTGATGATATGGTTTATGCTGTCATAGGCTGTTATTGCTTGAAGAAATACATTATCTTTAATATGCTTCGCGTGCTCTGTATAGCCTTTAATGTAGGCTCCTAGAGATGACTTTCCCTCCATGTCCTCATAACCATTAGAAGGTTTTAAAGCATGTGTCCGCACATAGGTACGTGCTCCTTCAAGGGTACTATAGAGGTATTTTGAGTGTTGTATCATGGTATCCAGATTATCCTTAGCATTGCCTGCTTTCCCTAGGGCTGTTTGATAGATATCTTGTTCAGCGTTTAGTAGCTCTGTTTTCTCTAATAGATACGCGTAGGTTGCCATTTCATTAGCGGTTTCAGACAAAGCATATTGAATACTTTCATGAATAAACATGATTTTAATGATATATACCACGGAAAGGATGGCCATGAGAAATATAGGTAGTACAACGGCTGCTTCTACGGTTAAAGACCCTTGTAATTTTTTCATTGGGTTATACCTCATTTCCTTTAAGGTGTCTCATGTTTAATACGTCATAGCTGTACGAATGGTGAATGTGTACCTGTTTTTGGCTCTATCCCTTGATTTTTCTGGCATAAAAGGAAGTCCAAAAAACATATAATTAACAGATACTTCCGCAGTCACCTCATAACCTGCCCCATAATCCGTTAGAACCAATGACGAATCCTCTCTATTTTTTTGCAGATTGAACTGAATCAAATCCATGACACGGTACAGTTTTAAATCATCATCAATACCAATCAATAACATCAGTCGCAGATAATCATTGTACGAAAAACTTGGCATCAACGATGCATAGTTCTTTTCTATGGGCTGGCTCCATACCTCATTTAACCGTTGGTTTAATGTTTCATCAATATTTTTCTGAATATCTGTGGTGATTCGGTTAATTTCTTTCTTGGTGACATCTTTATACTTAGAAGCCGTCTCTTTTACCAATTGATTCACTTTATTTTCAAATTGATCGGATATACCTTCAACTTGCCCCGTAACCTTACTAACGATTGCTTGTTTTGTGTTTTCAATTTTTCTCTTGGCTTTGCTCAGAATTTCTTTTTTTATGGTGAGTAATTCGGCGTAAGACGCCTCCATAATCTGATGACCATAATCCCTATAGATGATGGTTATAAGGTGATTGCTTAAGCCACTATCTTTTATCTGATGATAATCCTTAGCCGTTGGTTTTTCACCTATTTCGTCACGGATATGATGAAAAGTGTCATCAATAATGCCATCAACTACCCTGTCCACTTCATCCAGTGAATATTGAATTGTTCGCTCCGCTTGGTCTAGAACTTCTCCCATTTTATTCTGAACATAGCTCCCCACATCATCGTTAAATCGATAAGCCACATAAGACACCTGATGTTGAACACTATTTGATAGGGCATCGATGAGTTGCACCGATTGATCGGCAGCATAGTCCCCTACTTCTTCCACAATGCCTTTAACAATACCATTAAAACTTGTATACCAATCTGTTCTCGTCTTTAGAAAAGGTACTTTCTTACCTTCAAGTAAATACCTCACATCCACAAGGGACTCCACATAACTCCACGCAGCCATCATTAACGCTGCAACAATGTAAACACCCAGACCAAAGGTCCACCACCCTGCAATAGACGTAGCTACCCCCATGATAAACGTACGTTTTTCCGTATTGGTAAGTAGATGTAGGTAGTTCATCACAAAGCGTATCCCCATGATGGTATGGGACACGTATTGTAAGTTGGTTTTTTCATGAAGGCTTCCTCGAAGAATGTACTCCACTTCATGGTTGAGGTAATGGGTATCCTTAGGATAACCACTTAAGGTTACTGGGTCACCACCTTGTCCATGGTCTGTAGCCGTTGCAAACTGACCCATAATATACTCATTGATATAGAGTTCATTTCTAAGGTTCATGGTGGTATTGCTGATTTTATCCCCTATACGAGAAAACATATCCAAGGATTTATCCATAAACTTATTTTGCTTCTCATTGATAAAATCCATTTTTTCATCTGTAACCAATGGCTGAGACTCATCTGGATGGGCTATAGATGGTCGTATGGTGGTATTCACTTCACCTGTTACATCATGGTTTGCCTCTATGGATAAGCTATTCTCGGATATCTTGGTTACGTGATTTCTTGGGTCTTGCTTTTCTTTTTCCTCTTTGCTCAATGTCCTCATATCACCGTAGTCAAAAGCCATGTAGTCATAATGATAACCTTGAAGTCCTGTATGAATGATTTTCATCTGTTGCGATACATGGGCTACAAATCCATGATCTGTAAAACCTCTTAAATTCTGTATATAATTCGTTGGATAAGAGAAATAGGGTTGACCTGTTTGCTGATTGACTTCTTGCATAAAAGCCCGTAGCACTTGGTTTTCTGTATGTGGGTCAAATTGTTGATGGAGCATATAATAGAGATGATACCTGTTCATGTATTGAAACAGTTCTTGTCCCACTGGTACTATGGTTTCTAATTGCTTGATGTTTTTTTCCAACTCATCTTTCATGGCTACAACATTATTGGTCAGATGATAGGTTTTCTTAGGATCATCTGGGATGGCTAATCGCCCTTTCAAGGTCTTTAGTTCACCTTCCATGGATGTAACAGCTGATTCAATTAAGTCATCTTTATGCTGATTCAACTCTTGTTCAAGTCCATTAATGGACTGTTTTATATGAAAACTTTCCTTCTCTATCCGTTCTATGACATCTAAAGCATGGTGGTTAGCAGCTCGATACAAGGCTAAAGTGTTGATATACTGCACATGATACAGCATACGCTCTCTAGCATGATACACTTTCTCTGTCTCATGATGAAAATGATCATGTGATGCGCGTTCCTCTTGCTCTAGCGTATTTATCCTCTCAGAAACATCATCCATACTTGTTTGAAGCTCAGAAACCATATGTTCAAGCTGCCTTATTGCGTCTGATGTATACGCATCTTCCGTTTCGTGACTTCCATCCTCGTTCAAATCATCAATGGCTAACATCTGAGCCGCTATTAAACGAGAAAGCTCAGAACGCTTAGCGCTTATGTCACTTTGCAGACTTGATAGCTCATTTCTTTTTTCACTTAATTGCTGCCTGATATGGTATAAACGTTTGTACGTTGATACCATACTGCCACGATGACGGTCAAATTGATGCATATACGTGGTCACTAGCGGTTCTTTTTCATAGAGACGAAAAATTTTCTGATTCAATGTATGTTTTACAGCGTCATCTGGAATTGTGTTAAGAAAGGTTTTGTCTTGTTCTTTTTGGTATGCCATCTTTTTAACAAAATAGTCCTCATAGGTGATATGACCATTTTTCGTTATATGAAGACCGTCGATGTACTTTTCAAGTTCTCGGTATAAATCATCAATTTCTGTTACGCTCTTTTCCACTTCCATCTTCTTCTTTACATATTTTGTTGTCTTGGTCGCCTTGGTAATGAGCTGAAGTTTTTCTAAAAAGGGTTCAATCAGAAGCATAGGAGCGCGATATTTCATGTATTCGAGTATCTGGAGTTGTATGTAATCGGTATTGCCTTCAACCAGGTTACTTGTGGGTTTTATATGCAATACTTCCAGATTATAATCGTATAACTGAAAAGGGTCTTTTGGGGGGTCTTTATATAATAGTTGATGCATTTGATTTAATTCTGGTAGATTTTTCTTAGGTTGTAATGCTGCTAAAGCATACATTTCTATTTGATCGTCTATGGGTGTCTGTTCATCCTCTTTCGTGGCAAACATACCATATTCATGAGCCATGTTTACATCATAATTGGCTATAACGGATTGGGTGGCAGACCGTAGAGCTCTCAATGCTTGCATTTTAGCGATTTGTATACGTGTACCATCAATGACCGTACATGTAAATACGATAATAATCAGTAAAATACAACTCAAAAAAACCGTCACCGATCCTTCTGCTTTGCTGTTTTTTATCACGTGTCTCACCTCATTGTAGCTCTTATTATAAAGGAATTACCATAATTTGTCTATGACTTTTTATACTTTTTGTAATTATTTGAATTAATATGATGAAGATTGATGAATATTGATAGTTTATACCATGTTTATCATTGTGTTTCGTGTAAGCAAAAACATGTTTTTTATCATAATATTTTCAAGTGTCATAGGTGACCGTTATAAAATAGGATAAGGTAACATTATATATTGCTTTAAATCATATACTTTCTATGATTATGGTTAATTAATAAACCATGGGCGTCTTACGTCTTTATGATTCGTGACGATGCTTTCTGAATACTTATGACCTATCTAGGTAGGGCTATCTACTATAATTAGGCAAGGTCATGTATTGACATTTTGCTAAGATGGTTTTACAATCAGTCATATGTATACATTTAAGTCACTTCATGAAGGTAATGTATAGGGGTCTTATGATGAAAAATAAAGTCGTAACAAAAAAACAACGATCAGACTATAATTTAAAAATTAATGTGTTTAATGGTGTGGCCTTTGCTATATCCTTAAACTTAGTTAAACCATATTATGCAAAATTTGCTGAACGCTTAGGTGCTAATGACTATCATTTTGCACTTCTCAATGCGCTTCCTGCTCTTCTAAGTGTTTTTGCCTTTTTACCTGGGGCACTGATGATAGAAAAAGCCAAGAGCAAAACAACAATAACCAGTAAGTTTTTATTGGTACAAAAACTCATCTACTTATCCATTATTTTTGTACCCTTTTTAGGAACTGTTAATCAACCCCTTTTATTTGTTGTACTTATTGGACTTATGAATTTCCCAGGTTCCGTTGCCATCATGGGCTATCAATCCTCCATTGGTGATATATTCAACCCTCGTGAGCGGAGCCGTGCCATGAGCCTTCGTAATCGTTTTTCGGATTTTTTCCGACTAATTGTTTCCTTTATAGCCGGGCAGGTACTCACGTTGGTACCCAAAACGCCAGAAGATACGCTGATCTTATATCAAATCTTTTTTGGTATTGCTTTTTTATTTGGCATCATCGAAATGGTCTCTTTACTTAAGTTCAAAAGCCATAAGGAAGAAGTTGCCCTACCAGATGTACATAAAATAGCCTATTTAACCTTATTTAAAGATACCATAAGAAGCATACCTGGCAATAGAAAATTTGTATCCTTTATTGTATGTTCCATTCTTTTTCATTTTGGTTGGCAGATGGGATGGCCATTATTCAGTATCTATACCATTAAGAACCTTGGCGCTAATGAGTCTTGGCTGAGCATCATGACCATCTCCAGTGGTATAAGTTCCATTATTGCTTCTATTTTTTGGGCAAAATTAGCCGATAAAAAAGGCAATAGCTTTACTTTGGCTATTGCTACCATGGGCATGGCCATTACACCTATTTTTTATGCCATATCCAGAAGTTTGTTTGTTCTGGTCTTTTTTGTCATGTCCGTTGGTGTCTTTGTGGCAGGGACTGTCTTAACGTTGTTTAATTTACTGTTGGAAGTTACACCCAATGAAAATCGAACCATTTATATTGCTGTTTACAATATTTTAATTAATATATCAGCAACCATAGCGCCTCTATTAAGTGTATGGATTAAGGATATGACATCCATCTATCTTGCTCTTGTGGTGGTTGCTATCATGCGTATGATTGGCAGTATTGCTTTCTTTATACGCAATAAACGGTTGGTTTAGTGATAACGAAAAAGAGGCCATTTGCAATGGAAGTATTTGTTCCATTAGCAAACCACCTCTTCTTATACTATAAAATAACTTATTCCTTTATTTATGTAGGCACCTACACACACATGGTATCTACCAATACAACTCCCAATCCTTGATTAAGCGTGTTAAAGCTTCAAAATAGAAGTAATCTCCCCATGTATTACACTCGTCTACACCGCTGTTGCCACAGGTATTATAGGGTGAACGTTTACCATACACACCGTGTAGAATTAGTCCATTGGACTTGGATGGATCTTTAACACTATAATGATCAATCAATGATTTGAGCATCTTAAGGGCTGCATCTTTGTAGTACTCACTGTCTTCTTTATCCATGTACTTAGCCATCTCAAGCATACCACAGATAGCGATAGCTGCTGCGGAACTATCTCTTGGTTCATCACTGCCATCGGTAAAGTCAAAATCCCAATAAGGCACAAGGTCTTGTGGCAAGTGTTCAATGAAGAAATTGGTAATATCCTTAAAGATTGGTATATAAGCCGGATTCTTTGTATAGCGGTAACTTAGAGCAACACCATATACACCCCATGCCTGGCCTCTTGACCAAGCAGAACCATCACGATAACCTTGACAAGTTACGCCCTTAAGGGGTTCACCTGTCTCTTGATTAAAGAAAAACGTATGGTAAGTGGAATGGTCATCCCTCATGATGTTTTTTAGAGAGGTGGTTATATGCTTCTTAGCAATATGAGCATACTTATCATCACCAGTTACCTCACTTGCCCAATACAACAAGGGCAGGTTAAGTAAGCAGTCAATAATGAGCCTGTAATTATCCGCTGCTCCTAATGCTCCCCATGCTTGAATAAATTCTCCTACTGGTTGATACCGGCTAATCAGTTGGTCCGCTGCAAGAATGGCCGCTTGTTTCCCCATTTCATTCCCTGTCAACTTATAAGCTGCAACACAGGATAAACTGTAAAGGAAGCCCATATCGTGATGATCCACGTTTTGTTTTTCTTTAATCCGTCTAAGAAAATCTTTTACTTGGATGTCAGCTGCTTGCTTATACCTATCGTCATTGGTATTTTCATAGGCTAACCAAATCTGTCCTGTCCAGAATCCTGTGGTCCAACTGTCGTTAGACTCAGGTTTGTAGAAATTATCCACACTGGCATCTTTTTTAAATAAATGTGTAAATTCTGGTAAGCTGCTTTTTACAATATCCACTGCATGATGAATGGCGCTTTTTACTTCTTGGTCTGTCACAGCTTGATAGCTTGAGAAATCTTTCATCATTCATTGTCCTCCTATTGATTTTGGCTATACAGCAC is drawn from Vallitalea pronyensis and contains these coding sequences:
- a CDS encoding prepilin peptidase; the protein is MTYICIMGSILGLLTSVYTLKIHSIKKQSSSILEKQKYLYAIGITSILTVSILFLYNRYGLTNQFIAMSFITWLLMSMSVHDIRYREVPMDALILGGVIGVCMVILNPNLVWQDALIGCIAVGGSLVALSRITRGALGMGDAFVISVVGLVLGYKMAIAILLYGLVISGVVGLILLTFRVVNRKTRLPLVPFLLMAYMLLMVI
- a CDS encoding glycoside hydrolase family 88 protein → MMKDFSSYQAVTDQEVKSAIHHAVDIVKSSLPEFTHLFKKDASVDNFYKPESNDSWTTGFWTGQIWLAYENTNDDRYKQAADIQVKDFLRRIKEKQNVDHHDMGFLYSLSCVAAYKLTGNEMGKQAAILAADQLISRYQPVGEFIQAWGALGAADNYRLIIDCLLNLPLLYWASEVTGDDKYAHIAKKHITTSLKNIMRDDHSTYHTFFFNQETGEPLKGVTCQGYRDGSAWSRGQAWGVYGVALSYRYTKNPAYIPIFKDITNFFIEHLPQDLVPYWDFDFTDGSDEPRDSSAAAIAICGMLEMAKYMDKEDSEYYKDAALKMLKSLIDHYSVKDPSKSNGLILHGVYGKRSPYNTCGNSGVDECNTWGDYFYFEALTRLIKDWELYW
- a CDS encoding MFS transporter → MMKNKVVTKKQRSDYNLKINVFNGVAFAISLNLVKPYYAKFAERLGANDYHFALLNALPALLSVFAFLPGALMIEKAKSKTTITSKFLLVQKLIYLSIIFVPFLGTVNQPLLFVVLIGLMNFPGSVAIMGYQSSIGDIFNPRERSRAMSLRNRFSDFFRLIVSFIAGQVLTLVPKTPEDTLILYQIFFGIAFLFGIIEMVSLLKFKSHKEEVALPDVHKIAYLTLFKDTIRSIPGNRKFVSFIVCSILFHFGWQMGWPLFSIYTIKNLGANESWLSIMTISSGISSIIASIFWAKLADKKGNSFTLAIATMGMAITPIFYAISRSLFVLVFFVMSVGVFVAGTVLTLFNLLLEVTPNENRTIYIAVYNILINISATIAPLLSVWIKDMTSIYLALVVVAIMRMIGSIAFFIRNKRLV
- a CDS encoding TadE family protein — protein: MQTKWRGSLTVEASLIFPIVFFAIVSLLYMSIYLHDSTVLKAITNEAAERFELAYANRVDIQSGHVLTPKERLSKGLYWRWAKQGGYEDDVSAFIKKEAQRRLLLKDDQLHMTTDIKNYILKQHLTIEVRKKFSTPLDPVNQLLGISTGINMVVQSKTSMRDPAEVIRNMDYLDDLSDYLGPVKAAKEKYREKVKDIIGFFENL
- a CDS encoding TadE/TadG family type IV pilus assembly protein, with translation MKKLQGSLTVEAAVVLPIFLMAILSVVYIIKIMFIHESIQYALSETANEMATYAYLLEKTELLNAEQDIYQTALGKAGNAKDNLDTMIQHSKYLYSTLEGARTYVRTHALKPSNGYEDMEGKSSLGAYIKGYTEHAKHIKDNVFLQAITAYDSINHIITSTETLLHQMESTLMNQCLVEGIEVTNNVVGTKMAEVFMNQYLSEEQLDKWFIIGGKKGLDFKRSRFMLADEDIDLIVYYDLAIPIPVPGLKKIAMLQRVKVRGFTGNGNSEQVYVKPEGIASRSSEGEDERIVYVVEGRSVYHFYRRCVQKISYPMDYVPERHQSKLCDRCSKGIDKDTLLTVYHIPSEKGTNGYHVKPLCSTHYSQKVSAIKLSDVGDRTPCKGQCVQIREALNKK
- a CDS encoding DUF5702 domain-containing protein; translated protein: MIKNSKAEGSVTVFLSCILLIIIVFTCTVIDGTRIQIAKMQALRALRSATQSVIANYDVNMAHEYGMFATKEDEQTPIDDQIEMYALAALQPKKNLPELNQMHQLLYKDPPKDPFQLYDYNLEVLHIKPTSNLVEGNTDYIQLQILEYMKYRAPMLLIEPFLEKLQLITKATKTTKYVKKKMEVEKSVTEIDDLYRELEKYIDGLHITKNGHITYEDYFVKKMAYQKEQDKTFLNTIPDDAVKHTLNQKIFRLYEKEPLVTTYMHQFDRHRGSMVSTYKRLYHIRQQLSEKRNELSSLQSDISAKRSELSRLIAAQMLAIDDLNEDGSHETEDAYTSDAIRQLEHMVSELQTSMDDVSERINTLEQEERASHDHFHHETEKVYHARERMLYHVQYINTLALYRAANHHALDVIERIEKESFHIKQSINGLEQELNQHKDDLIESAVTSMEGELKTLKGRLAIPDDPKKTYHLTNNVVAMKDELEKNIKQLETIVPVGQELFQYMNRYHLYYMLHQQFDPHTENQVLRAFMQEVNQQTGQPYFSYPTNYIQNLRGFTDHGFVAHVSQQMKIIHTGLQGYHYDYMAFDYGDMRTLSKEEKEKQDPRNHVTKISENSLSIEANHDVTGEVNTTIRPSIAHPDESQPLVTDEKMDFINEKQNKFMDKSLDMFSRIGDKISNTTMNLRNELYINEYIMGQFATATDHGQGGDPVTLSGYPKDTHYLNHEVEYILRGSLHEKTNLQYVSHTIMGIRFVMNYLHLLTNTEKRTFIMGVATSIAGWWTFGLGVYIVAALMMAAWSYVESLVDVRYLLEGKKVPFLKTRTDWYTSFNGIVKGIVEEVGDYAADQSVQLIDALSNSVQHQVSYVAYRFNDDVGSYVQNKMGEVLDQAERTIQYSLDEVDRVVDGIIDDTFHHIRDEIGEKPTAKDYHQIKDSGLSNHLITIIYRDYGHQIMEASYAELLTIKKEILSKAKRKIENTKQAIVSKVTGQVEGISDQFENKVNQLVKETASKYKDVTKKEINRITTDIQKNIDETLNQRLNEVWSQPIEKNYASLMPSFSYNDYLRLMLLIGIDDDLKLYRVMDLIQFNLQKNREDSSLVLTDYGAGYEVTAEVSVNYMFFGLPFMPEKSRDRAKNRYTFTIRTAMTY